The Polaromonas sp. SP1 DNA window AACTCGCGCTTGAGCTCGTCGCCGCCAAAGCGTGCCAGCGCCGGCGTGCACATATCGGTCTGCACGCCGATGGCCATGGGTACCCCGCCACAGTCGATATGGCCCAATGCTTCGGCCATGGCCACGCCGTAGGAATAGTCCAAGCCCGCGCCGCCGTATTCCTCGGGTTTGGTCAGGCCCAGCAGGCCGAGCTTGCCAAGTTTTTTGAACACTTCATGCGCGGGGAAGATTTCGGCGGCTTCCCATTCGTCGACATGCGGGTTGATCTCGGCGTCGATAAAGCGTTTAAGGGTTTTCTGGATTTCCAGGTGTTCGTGTGTGTATTGCATTTTTTTGTCTCCGTCTTTGAAGGGACTACATGCGCGCCACGCCAAACTGCATGGGCCGCAACTGCCGCGCCTCGGCGTCTGCGCACATCGCCAAACATTCGGCCAGCACCGCACGCGTGTCGCGCGGGTCGATCACGCCGTCGTCCAGCACCAGGCCGGAGGTATAGAACACGTCGGCCTGCGCCTCGAACATGGCGACGATCTTGTCGTACTGGGCTTGCGACTGGGCTGGGTCCGGCGCGATGCCTTTGCGCGCCAGCGCCGCCTCACCGACGATCTGCATGGTGCGCGCGGCCTGTTCGCCGCCCATCACCGCCGTTTTGGCGCTGGGCCAGCTGAACAGAAAACGCGGCGCGTAACCGCGGCCGCACATGCCGTAGTTGCCCGCACCGAAGGATGCGCCGCACTGGATCGTGATTTGCGGCACGGTGGCGTTGGTGACGGCCTGGATCATCTTGGAGCCGTGCTTGATCATGCCGGCCTGCTCACTCTCTTTGCCGACCATATAGCCGGTGGTGTTTTGCAAATAGACGATGGGGTGACCGAGCTGGCACATCAGCTGGATAAAGTGTGTGGCCTTGTTGGCGCCGGCCACGTCGATCGGGCCGTTGTTGCTGATGATGCCGACGGCATAGCCGTCAATGGACGCCTGCACGCACACGGTGGCGGCGCCGTAAAGCGCTTTGAAGGGCAGAAAGTCAGAGCCGTCAACGAGCCGGGCAATCACCTCGTGCATGTCCAGCGGCTGGCGCAGGTCGCTGGGGACCAGGCCCAGGAGCTCTTCGGCCGGGTACAGCGGGTCCCGGGGTTTCCCATCATTTGCTATTGAATTAATAGCTGAAAACCCATGACGCACCTGGGCTGGAGGCCGATTTGACCATGAAGTGCGGGCCACAACCTCGCGCGCCAGGCCCAGCGCCTGCCGGTCATCGTCGGCCAGTTGTTCGCCCAGGCCCGAGGTGCCGGCGTGCATTTCGGCGCCGCCCAGTTCTTCTTCCGTGGCGACTTCGCCCGTGGCGGCCACCAACAGCGGCGGGCCGGCCAGGAAGGCGCGCGAGCGTTTGCGCACCATGATGACCACGTCGCTCAGGCCCGGCATGTAGGCGCCGCCCGCCGTGCCCGAACCGTGCTGCACTGTAATGACGGGAATGCCCGCCGCCGACAGCCGGGCCAGGTTGCGAAAGAGGCTGCCGCCGTGCACAAAACCTTCGACCCGGTAACGCATGAGGTTGGCGCCCGCGCTTTCCACCAGGTGGATAAAGGGCAGCTTGTTCTGCAGCGCGATCTCCTGCACGCGCAGGATTTTTTCCAGCCCCATGGCCTGGACGGCGCCGGCTTCAATGCCTGAATCACTGGCCACCACCATGCAGCGCACGCCGCTCACAAAGCCGATGCCGGCGACCACGCCGCCACCCGGCACCGATTGGGCTGCGTCCTTGCTGTCCTGCAAATAGCCCGCGAGGGAACACAACCCGATCCACGGCGCGCCCGCGTCCAGCAGCAGCGCCACACGTTCGCGCGGCAGCAGCTGGCCACGCTTGTCGAAGGCGGGCCGTGATCTGGCGGAGGCGGCGGCGCTGCGCTCTTCCAGCGCGCGCAGCGCGGCGATGCGCGCGAGCATGGCCTCACGCCGCTGCAGGGCGACGGCGCCTTCTGCATTCCATGCCGATTGAAAGAGGGTCATGACTGGAAGACCTTGGGAGTTTCGGCCAGGTGAAAACCTTCAAAAGGTTGGATGGCCTCACGCTGCAAAGCCTCGGCGTCGGGCCGCTTCATGGGCCAGCCCATGCGCACCTGGGGCCGGGCGCCATCGACCCGCAGCGTGCTGCCGCTGATGAAGTTGGCGGCCTTGCTGAGCAGGAAGACGACGGCGGCCGAGGTTTCGCTTTCAGTGCCGAAGCGGCCCAGCGGCACGGTGTTGCGCATCTCGCGCAGCATGGGGCCGGCCTCGGGCGGGTAGTGGTCCATCCCGCTGGAGGCGATGTAGCCGGGCGCGAGCGCGTTCACGCGAACGCCGTTGTGGGCCCATTCGGCGGCGGCGGTTTCGGTGAAGCTCACCATGCCGGCGCGCGCCGCGCCGCTGTGGCCCATGCTGGGCATGGAGCCCCACATGTCGGCCACGATGTTGACGATGCTGCCGCCTTTGCCTTGCATGGCTTGCAGGTAGCATTCGCGCGCCATCAAAAAGCCGCCGGTCAGGTTGGTGTTGATGACGGCCTCCCAGCCTTTGGCGCTGATGGATTCGAGCGGCGTGATGTACTGGCCGCCGGCGTTGTTGACCAGGCCGTCGATGCGGCCCTGCGCCACCACGATCGCGGTGATGGTGGTTTTGACGGCCTCTTCCTGGCGGATGTCACAAGGGTGAAAACTCACGCGCCCGCCCTGCGCCACGATTTCACCGGCCACGCTGTGCAGCTTGTCGATATTGCGGCCTATCAGCACCACATGCGCGCCCAGCGCGGCCAGTTCATGCGCGATGCAACGGCCGATGCCCGAACCGCCGCCGGTGACGACGATGACCTGGCCGGCAAAGAGGCCGGGCTGGAAGACGGATTGGTAACTCATGGTCGGGCCTTTCTTGCCGGCGTTTTTTCCCCAATGAACAGGGCCATGGCCGCGTC harbors:
- a CDS encoding acyl-CoA carboxylase subunit beta, whose translation is MTLFQSAWNAEGAVALQRREAMLARIAALRALEERSAAASARSRPAFDKRGQLLPRERVALLLDAGAPWIGLCSLAGYLQDSKDAAQSVPGGGVVAGIGFVSGVRCMVVASDSGIEAGAVQAMGLEKILRVQEIALQNKLPFIHLVESAGANLMRYRVEGFVHGGSLFRNLARLSAAGIPVITVQHGSGTAGGAYMPGLSDVVIMVRKRSRAFLAGPPLLVAATGEVATEEELGGAEMHAGTSGLGEQLADDDRQALGLAREVVARTSWSNRPPAQVRHGFSAINSIANDGKPRDPLYPAEELLGLVPSDLRQPLDMHEVIARLVDGSDFLPFKALYGAATVCVQASIDGYAVGIISNNGPIDVAGANKATHFIQLMCQLGHPIVYLQNTTGYMVGKESEQAGMIKHGSKMIQAVTNATVPQITIQCGASFGAGNYGMCGRGYAPRFLFSWPSAKTAVMGGEQAARTMQIVGEAALARKGIAPDPAQSQAQYDKIVAMFEAQADVFYTSGLVLDDGVIDPRDTRAVLAECLAMCADAEARQLRPMQFGVARM
- a CDS encoding SDR family oxidoreductase, yielding MSYQSVFQPGLFAGQVIVVTGGGSGIGRCIAHELAALGAHVVLIGRNIDKLHSVAGEIVAQGGRVSFHPCDIRQEEAVKTTITAIVVAQGRIDGLVNNAGGQYITPLESISAKGWEAVINTNLTGGFLMARECYLQAMQGKGGSIVNIVADMWGSMPSMGHSGAARAGMVSFTETAAAEWAHNGVRVNALAPGYIASSGMDHYPPEAGPMLREMRNTVPLGRFGTESETSAAVVFLLSKAANFISGSTLRVDGARPQVRMGWPMKRPDAEALQREAIQPFEGFHLAETPKVFQS